The proteins below come from a single Deinococcus humi genomic window:
- a CDS encoding tryptophan 2,3-dioxygenase encodes MTGADHNAAERAYTDFSHSLSYSDYLRLDTLKAAHQPITGAHDEHLFITVHHVSEVWLELIVRELRAAMALLEGGITDAPLKMLTRVVRAQEQLTNAWEVLKTMTPADYLQFRHAFGQASGFQSASYRTVEFLLGNRRAVLLRPHEHRPDLHGPLEAVLHAPSVYDLALRLLAERGLTVPDEVLNRDLTQPPVLNETVLEAWLTVYRDPQTYWDLYELAEKLLDVEDNFRRWRFNHLTTVERTIGFKPGSGGTSGAGYLRGVLAVVLFPELWEVRTRL; translated from the coding sequence GTGACCGGCGCGGACCACAACGCTGCCGAACGCGCCTACACCGACTTTTCCCACAGCCTCAGCTACAGCGATTATCTGCGGCTGGACACGCTCAAGGCAGCCCACCAGCCGATCACCGGGGCACATGACGAACATCTGTTCATCACAGTCCACCACGTCTCAGAGGTCTGGCTGGAGCTGATCGTGCGCGAGCTGCGGGCGGCCATGGCGCTGCTGGAGGGCGGCATCACCGACGCGCCACTCAAGATGCTGACCCGCGTGGTGCGCGCACAGGAGCAGCTGACCAATGCCTGGGAGGTCCTGAAGACCATGACCCCCGCCGATTACCTGCAATTTCGTCACGCTTTCGGGCAGGCGTCCGGGTTTCAGTCGGCCAGCTACCGCACGGTGGAGTTCCTGCTCGGCAACCGCCGCGCCGTGCTGCTGCGCCCCCACGAACACCGCCCAGACCTGCACGGCCCGCTGGAAGCCGTGTTGCACGCCCCCAGCGTGTACGATCTGGCCCTGCGGCTGCTGGCCGAGCGCGGTCTGACGGTACCGGACGAGGTGCTGAACCGCGACCTGACGCAGCCGCCAGTCCTGAACGAGACCGTGCTGGAAGCGTGGCTGACGGTTTACCGTGATCCGCAGACGTACTGGGATCTGTACGAGTTGGCCGAGAAGCTGCTGGATGTGGAGGACAATTTCCGGCGCTGGCGCTTCAACCACCTGACCACCGTGGAGCGCACCATTGGTTTCAAGCCCGGATCAGGCGGGACTAGCGGCGCGGGTTACCTGCGCGGCGTGCTGGCGGTGGTGCTGTTCCCCGAATTGTGGGAGGTGCGAACCCGGCTGTAG
- the kynU gene encoding kynureninase yields the protein MTVFDRLFADSTLSQLQEKDARDPLAHKRAEFKLPEDAVYLDGNSLGALPLSVPARLARVAEEEWGSQLIRSWTANDSASVGAAAAQDWMNLPDRVAAKIAPLIGAQAHEVAVGDSTSVNIFKLLSAALHMAPPQRRVILTEADNFPTDLYMAQGLNALLGGRYELRTVPGAELEANLTDDVALTLLTEVDYRTGRKLDLASLTAKAHERGILTIWDLAHSAGAFPVDLNGTGADFAVGCGYKFLNGGPGAPSFMFVAERHHGSAPAFLSGWMGHADPFEMAREFSPAPGARRYVVGTPMVLSLSALDAALDVFADVDMAQLRAKSLSLTDTFIELMEPLAAQYPLTLMTPRNHVQRGSQVSYQHPQARAVMRQLIMRGILGDFRTPDILRFGFTPLYHSHADVWRAVQGIRKVLEGGETA from the coding sequence ATGACCGTGTTTGACCGCCTGTTTGCCGATTCCACCCTGAGCCAGTTGCAGGAGAAAGACGCCCGCGATCCGCTGGCCCACAAGCGCGCTGAATTCAAATTGCCGGAAGACGCCGTGTATCTGGATGGCAACAGCCTGGGCGCGTTACCGCTGAGCGTCCCCGCCCGCCTTGCCCGTGTGGCTGAGGAGGAATGGGGCAGCCAGCTCATCCGCTCATGGACCGCCAACGACAGCGCTTCAGTGGGCGCAGCGGCCGCGCAGGACTGGATGAACCTGCCGGACCGGGTGGCGGCCAAGATCGCCCCCCTGATCGGCGCGCAGGCCCACGAGGTCGCGGTGGGCGACAGCACCAGCGTCAACATCTTCAAATTGCTCTCGGCCGCGCTGCACATGGCCCCACCCCAGCGCCGCGTGATCCTGACCGAGGCCGACAACTTTCCCACGGATCTGTACATGGCGCAGGGTCTGAATGCGCTGCTGGGTGGGCGCTACGAACTGCGCACTGTGCCAGGTGCTGAGCTCGAAGCCAACCTGACCGATGACGTCGCTCTGACCCTGCTGACCGAGGTGGACTACCGCACAGGCCGCAAGCTGGATCTGGCGAGCTTGACAGCGAAGGCGCACGAACGCGGCATCCTGACCATCTGGGACCTGGCGCATTCCGCCGGGGCGTTTCCAGTGGATCTGAACGGCACGGGCGCGGATTTCGCGGTGGGCTGCGGCTACAAGTTTCTCAATGGCGGCCCCGGCGCGCCCAGCTTCATGTTTGTGGCCGAGCGGCATCATGGCTCGGCTCCCGCCTTCCTGAGTGGCTGGATGGGCCACGCCGACCCCTTTGAGATGGCCCGCGAGTTCAGCCCGGCTCCCGGAGCGCGGCGCTACGTGGTGGGGACGCCCATGGTCCTCAGTCTGAGCGCCCTGGACGCTGCCCTGGACGTGTTTGCGGACGTGGATATGGCACAGCTCCGGGCCAAGTCGCTGTCGCTGACCGACACCTTTATTGAACTGATGGAGCCGCTGGCGGCACAGTATCCGCTCACGCTGATGACGCCTCGCAACCATGTCCAGCGTGGCAGTCAGGTGTCCTACCAGCATCCGCAGGCACGCGCAGTGATGCGGCAACTCATTATGCGCGGCATCCTGGGTGATTTCCGCACGCCCGACATCCTGCGCTTCGGCTTCACGCCGCTGTACCACTCGCACGCCGACGTCTGGCGGGCCGTGCAGGGAATCAGAAAAGTGCTCGAAGGTGGTGAGACGGCGTGA
- a CDS encoding ROK family protein: MSQPHALLALDIGGTSMRAALIESGTIVQRAEVRTPKPSRPDAVIDAALALAAPFAPFAAAVGVACAGAVAAGRVTATATHTFPGWTDVPLTQQIGTGLNLPCAALNDARAAAWGEFSAGAGRGSREFMFITVSTGVGAGLVLGGRLHLAGNGLDAELGFVSVPALWHQGTEVSPLGELGPLEFETSGTALGVRAQQLGFGDARALADTAEAGNLEVDKSYRRSAALIAWKIADVAALLGVTRVALGGSVGLRDGYLARVLESLSLFPARYQPAVVHAELGADAGLIGAGLWAGGTVRETGQDTGEE; this comes from the coding sequence GTGTCCCAACCTCACGCACTGCTGGCCCTCGATATCGGCGGCACCTCCATGCGTGCTGCACTGATCGAATCTGGAACCATCGTTCAGCGGGCCGAGGTCCGCACACCCAAGCCGAGCCGCCCGGACGCGGTGATCGATGCCGCTCTGGCCCTGGCCGCGCCGTTCGCCCCTTTCGCCGCCGCCGTGGGAGTGGCCTGCGCCGGTGCGGTGGCAGCCGGACGGGTAACGGCCACGGCCACCCACACCTTTCCCGGCTGGACCGACGTGCCCCTGACCCAACAGATTGGGACGGGGCTGAACCTGCCCTGCGCCGCTCTAAATGACGCCCGCGCCGCCGCATGGGGCGAATTCTCGGCAGGGGCAGGCAGGGGGTCTCGTGAATTCATGTTCATCACAGTCAGCACTGGGGTGGGCGCGGGCCTGGTGCTGGGGGGGCGGCTGCATCTGGCGGGCAACGGATTGGACGCCGAACTGGGCTTTGTCAGTGTGCCTGCGCTGTGGCACCAGGGCACGGAGGTCTCTCCGCTAGGGGAACTGGGACCGCTGGAATTCGAGACGAGCGGGACCGCGCTAGGCGTTCGGGCGCAGCAGCTGGGGTTCGGGGATGCCCGTGCCCTGGCCGACACTGCCGAGGCCGGGAATTTGGAAGTGGACAAGAGCTATCGCCGCTCTGCCGCACTGATTGCCTGGAAGATCGCGGACGTGGCCGCGCTGCTGGGCGTGACCCGCGTGGCGCTGGGCGGGAGCGTGGGCCTGCGGGACGGCTATCTGGCACGGGTGCTGGAAAGCCTGAGCCTGTTCCCAGCCCGCTATCAGCCCGCAGTCGTTCACGCGGAACTGGGCGCAGACGCCGGGCTGATCGGCGCCGGACTGTGGGCAGGCGGCACAGTGCGGGAGACGGGGCAGGACACAGGCGAGGAATAG
- a CDS encoding LLM class flavin-dependent oxidoreductase → MQIGIDSFAAVVSDPQTGETLAAADRLNNLVEEIETADRAGIDVFGIGEHHRPEYLDSAPAMILAAAATRTQRIRLTSAVTVLSASDPVRVFQEFATLDLLSRGRAELVVGRGSFVEAYPLFGLALEDYDSLFAEKLDLLLRIRDDTQVRWSGRHRAALTGQGIYPRPLQDKLPIWLGAGGTPASFVRAGTLGLPLMVAIIGGDFRQFRPLIDLYRRAGQQAGFAPEQLQVGVHAFGFVGETAQTARDAFWPGHQRLFSALGQERGWRPPTREQFDAACGPTGPYLIGDAQTVAQKVAYVDRVLGGLSRLTFQMTNVLLPHAEMLRSIELLGTQVAPLVHERLTQAES, encoded by the coding sequence ATGCAAATTGGAATCGACAGTTTTGCCGCCGTGGTCTCTGACCCGCAGACGGGCGAGACGCTGGCAGCGGCAGACCGGCTGAACAATCTGGTGGAAGAGATCGAGACGGCGGACCGCGCCGGAATTGACGTGTTCGGGATCGGTGAGCACCACCGCCCGGAATATCTGGATTCCGCGCCTGCCATGATTCTGGCCGCGGCCGCCACCAGGACACAGCGCATCCGCCTGACCAGTGCCGTGACGGTCCTGAGTGCCAGCGACCCGGTCCGGGTGTTTCAGGAGTTCGCCACGTTGGATCTGCTGTCCCGGGGGCGGGCTGAACTGGTCGTGGGGCGGGGCTCTTTTGTAGAAGCCTATCCGCTGTTCGGGCTTGCGCTGGAGGATTACGACTCGCTGTTTGCTGAAAAACTCGACTTGCTGCTCAGGATCAGAGACGACACCCAGGTCCGCTGGTCTGGACGACACCGCGCCGCGCTGACCGGGCAGGGCATCTACCCTCGTCCATTGCAGGACAAGCTGCCCATCTGGCTGGGCGCGGGCGGCACACCCGCTTCATTCGTGCGGGCGGGTACGCTGGGGCTGCCGCTGATGGTCGCCATCATCGGCGGCGATTTCCGGCAGTTCCGGCCCCTGATCGATCTGTACCGCCGCGCCGGACAGCAGGCCGGCTTCGCCCCTGAGCAGCTTCAGGTTGGCGTCCATGCATTTGGCTTTGTGGGAGAAACCGCGCAGACCGCCAGGGACGCGTTCTGGCCAGGCCATCAACGGCTGTTCTCGGCCCTGGGTCAGGAGCGGGGCTGGCGGCCGCCCACCCGCGAACAGTTTGACGCAGCGTGTGGGCCTACCGGGCCTTACTTAATCGGCGACGCACAGACCGTGGCGCAGAAAGTGGCGTACGTGGACCGGGTGCTGGGCGGCCTGTCACGCTTGACCTTCCAGATGACCAATGTGTTGCTGCCCCATGCTGAAATGCTGCGCAGCATTGAGCTTCTGGGAACTCAGGTCGCGCCACTAGTCCATGAGCGACTGACCCAGGCTGAATCCTGA
- a CDS encoding molybdopterin oxidoreductase family protein, which translates to MTSETRNSINDIWGERTPHGPGQEWPVRVDERVSETPERWVRGTCVLCSNGCGLDIGVKAGKIVGVRGLATDTTNRGRLGPKGLHGWVANESPDRLTKPLIRRDGQLQEASWDEAMDLIVQKSKAIVEKQTSLGIGFYTSGQLFLEEYYTLGVLGKAGLGTPHMDGNTRLCTATAAAALKVSFGSDGQPGGYEDLDVTDCVLHVGHNIASQQTVLWMRILDRLAGPNPPKVIVIDPRRTFTAEHATVHLAPKVGTNVAVMNGLLHLIIQAGAIDAAFLEAHTTGYDDLKKTVEKYTPEYVEQLSGVPAAELLRAGEILATTRTLVSTILQGVYQSMQATAAAVQVNNVHLIRGLIGKPGSGILQMNGQPTAQNTRECGADGDLPGFRNWGNPEHIKELAKLWNVPVNKIPHWSPPTHAMQIWRYAEQGTIKLLWIQATNPAVSLPELSRIRKILQKEDLFVVVQDAYLTETARYADVVLPAAIWAEKTGTFTNVSRTVHISCKAIDPPGEARSDLDIFLDYAQRMDFRDQDGAPLIKWHDPESAFEAWKECTRGRPCDYTGLTYEKLLQGSGIPWPVNEQHPDGTQRLYTDFVFPTSADYAETYGHDLETGAAVSPEEYKANDPKGKAMIKAAEHREPHEVPDDEYPLWLTTGRQVYHFHTRTKTGRSKALHDAAPDAFVQLSAQDAGRYGIEEGDWVLVESRRGLIIERAMIGNVEPGLVFIPWHYGYWDDPSRPRAANELTITEWDPVSKQPHYKYAAVKISKYDAKAALPQPGLLGRAVDAVQQLISGEAEPTGGSKSQGPQPKTTQRVDG; encoded by the coding sequence ATGACGAGCGAAACACGCAACAGCATCAACGATATCTGGGGGGAACGCACTCCGCATGGCCCCGGGCAGGAGTGGCCCGTTCGCGTCGACGAGCGGGTTTCGGAGACTCCCGAGCGGTGGGTCCGGGGAACGTGTGTGCTGTGTTCCAACGGCTGCGGCCTCGATATCGGTGTCAAAGCCGGCAAGATCGTCGGCGTGCGGGGGCTGGCGACCGACACCACCAACAGGGGGCGCCTGGGCCCCAAGGGTCTGCATGGCTGGGTGGCCAACGAAAGCCCTGACCGCCTGACCAAGCCACTGATCCGCCGTGACGGGCAATTACAGGAGGCCAGCTGGGACGAGGCGATGGACCTGATCGTTCAGAAGTCGAAAGCAATTGTCGAGAAGCAGACCTCGCTGGGGATCGGCTTCTACACGTCCGGGCAGCTGTTTCTGGAGGAGTATTACACCCTCGGGGTGCTGGGAAAGGCGGGCCTGGGCACCCCACACATGGACGGCAACACCCGGTTGTGCACGGCCACCGCCGCCGCCGCCCTGAAAGTCTCGTTTGGCTCTGACGGGCAGCCCGGCGGCTACGAGGACCTCGACGTGACCGACTGCGTGCTGCATGTGGGGCACAACATCGCCTCGCAGCAGACAGTGCTGTGGATGCGCATTCTCGACCGGCTGGCTGGACCCAATCCGCCGAAAGTCATCGTGATCGATCCCCGGCGCACCTTCACAGCTGAGCATGCCACCGTGCATCTTGCGCCAAAAGTCGGCACCAATGTCGCGGTGATGAATGGACTGCTGCATCTGATCATCCAGGCCGGCGCTATCGACGCGGCCTTCCTGGAGGCACACACCACCGGCTACGACGACCTGAAGAAAACCGTCGAGAAGTACACGCCCGAATACGTCGAGCAACTCTCTGGCGTGCCGGCCGCCGAGCTGCTCCGGGCCGGTGAGATCCTGGCCACCACGCGGACGCTGGTGTCCACCATTCTGCAGGGCGTGTACCAGTCGATGCAGGCCACCGCCGCCGCTGTGCAGGTGAACAATGTCCACCTGATCCGGGGGCTGATCGGCAAGCCTGGCAGCGGCATTTTGCAGATGAACGGCCAGCCCACTGCCCAGAACACCCGCGAGTGCGGCGCCGACGGCGATCTGCCCGGCTTCCGGAACTGGGGCAACCCCGAGCACATCAAGGAGCTGGCCAAGCTCTGGAATGTGCCGGTCAACAAGATTCCGCACTGGAGTCCGCCAACGCACGCCATGCAGATCTGGCGCTACGCCGAACAGGGCACCATCAAGCTGCTGTGGATCCAGGCGACCAACCCGGCGGTGAGCCTGCCGGAACTATCACGCATTCGCAAGATCCTGCAAAAAGAGGATCTGTTCGTGGTGGTGCAGGACGCCTACCTGACCGAAACGGCCCGCTACGCCGATGTGGTGCTGCCTGCGGCAATCTGGGCCGAGAAGACCGGCACCTTTACCAACGTCAGCCGTACGGTGCACATCTCCTGCAAAGCCATAGACCCGCCCGGCGAGGCCAGAAGTGACCTCGACATCTTCCTGGATTACGCCCAGCGTATGGACTTCCGCGACCAGGACGGAGCCCCGCTGATTAAGTGGCACGATCCGGAAAGCGCCTTCGAGGCCTGGAAGGAATGCACCCGTGGACGGCCCTGCGACTACACCGGGCTGACTTACGAGAAACTGCTCCAGGGCAGCGGCATTCCCTGGCCAGTTAATGAGCAACACCCCGACGGGACGCAGCGACTCTACACCGACTTCGTGTTTCCCACCAGCGCCGATTATGCCGAGACCTACGGCCACGATCTCGAGACCGGCGCCGCCGTGAGCCCCGAGGAATACAAGGCCAACGACCCCAAGGGCAAGGCCATGATCAAGGCCGCCGAGCACCGTGAGCCGCACGAGGTACCGGACGACGAGTACCCGCTGTGGCTCACCACAGGGCGGCAGGTCTACCATTTCCATACCCGCACCAAGACTGGGCGCTCGAAGGCGCTGCACGACGCTGCGCCCGACGCCTTCGTACAGCTCTCGGCCCAGGACGCCGGAAGGTACGGAATTGAGGAGGGCGACTGGGTTCTGGTCGAGTCCCGCCGTGGCCTGATCATCGAGCGCGCCATGATCGGCAACGTTGAGCCGGGCCTGGTGTTCATTCCCTGGCACTACGGCTACTGGGACGATCCCAGCCGGCCCAGAGCAGCCAACGAGCTGACCATCACCGAGTGGGACCCGGTCAGCAAACAGCCGCACTACAAATACGCGGCGGTGAAGATCAGCAAATACGACGCCAAGGCGGCCTTGCCGCAGCCGGGCCTGCTGGGCCGGGCGGTGGACGCGGTGCAGCAGCTCATCTCCGGTGAGGCCGAGCCCACGGGCGGCTCCAAGTCCCAGGGTCCGCAGCCCAAAACCACGCAAAGGGTGGATGGTTGA
- a CDS encoding molybdopterin oxidoreductase translates to MHVGNYVGLAHGSEQRLVDALNKVAEHHGDEPDIYETCQLLMSWSRKHIEHLEPLVQKYGEDKNPEPDNLETALFHGPRQGSLALLRDLHDVWLLTQQVHLCWTVLEQAAQALRDNELERVCQQCGQETKRQTAFFLTRIKQAAPQALVAAL, encoded by the coding sequence ATGCATGTCGGAAATTATGTCGGCTTGGCCCACGGCAGCGAACAGCGCTTGGTGGACGCCCTCAACAAGGTTGCCGAACATCACGGCGATGAACCGGACATCTACGAGACCTGCCAGCTGCTGATGTCGTGGTCTCGTAAGCACATCGAACATCTGGAGCCGCTGGTGCAGAAATACGGCGAGGACAAGAACCCCGAACCCGACAATCTGGAAACTGCCCTGTTTCACGGCCCCCGTCAGGGCAGCCTGGCGCTGCTGCGCGATTTGCACGACGTGTGGCTGCTGACCCAGCAGGTGCACCTGTGCTGGACAGTGCTGGAACAGGCCGCTCAGGCGCTGCGCGACAACGAGCTGGAGCGGGTCTGCCAGCAGTGCGGCCAGGAAACCAAGCGGCAGACGGCCTTCTTTCTGACCCGGATTAAGCAAGCTGCGCCCCAGGCCCTGGTTGCTGCACTGTGA
- a CDS encoding formate/nitrite transporter family protein, protein MEQEELAEAEERAAISPTVVHETIRKEGEEELRRPVSALGWSGLAAGLSMGFSLVAEGLLRDQLPDVSWRPLISKFGYSVGFLIVVLGRQQLFTENTLTAILPLLQNWSLGKLGQVARLWLTVLITNLLGAFLFAWVVGNTDVFNPGTRATFTEIGRAAADHPFWTLLIRGVFAGWLIALMVWLLPAAETAKVSIIVIITFLVGLGEFSHIIAGSVEVLYLVSTGALSFSKYLLGYMVPTLIGNILGGVMLVAALNHAQVVAGKK, encoded by the coding sequence TTGGAACAGGAGGAGCTGGCTGAGGCCGAGGAACGCGCCGCCATCTCGCCCACGGTGGTCCACGAAACAATCAGGAAGGAGGGCGAGGAGGAGCTGCGGCGCCCCGTCTCCGCGCTGGGGTGGTCCGGCCTGGCGGCTGGCCTCTCGATGGGGTTTTCTCTCGTCGCGGAGGGTTTGTTGCGCGACCAATTGCCCGATGTGTCGTGGCGCCCACTGATTTCCAAGTTCGGGTATAGCGTCGGCTTCCTGATCGTGGTTCTGGGACGGCAGCAACTGTTTACGGAAAACACGCTCACCGCCATCCTTCCCCTGCTCCAGAACTGGAGTCTGGGCAAGCTCGGGCAGGTGGCCCGGTTGTGGCTCACCGTGCTCATCACTAACCTGCTCGGGGCCTTCCTGTTCGCCTGGGTGGTGGGAAACACCGACGTCTTCAATCCGGGTACGCGCGCCACCTTCACAGAAATTGGCCGGGCGGCGGCCGATCACCCCTTCTGGACCCTGCTGATCCGCGGCGTGTTCGCAGGCTGGCTGATCGCGCTGATGGTGTGGCTCTTACCAGCAGCGGAGACGGCGAAGGTCAGCATCATCGTGATCATCACGTTTCTGGTGGGTCTCGGAGAATTCAGCCACATCATTGCGGGCTCCGTGGAGGTGCTGTACCTCGTCTCGACCGGGGCGCTCTCGTTCAGCAAGTACCTGCTGGGCTACATGGTCCCAACCCTGATCGGCAACATTCTGGGCGGCGTCATGCTGGTGGCAGCCCTCAATCACGCGCAGGTTGTGGCCGGCAAGAAGTAG
- a CDS encoding HPP family protein: MSKNAEQKPSIPDAVWAPVSAGVLLLVIGLLGLATHQPLLFPSLGPTAFLQTETPDQTSAQPYHVVIGHVVALLAGFLAVWVFGAADAPSVLATHDLTAPRVWASVLAVALTLLGGLLLRASHPPAAATTLLASLGGFPPTIKSATTVMGGVLLIALLGEGLRRLRLMQQATGSP, translated from the coding sequence GTGTCTAAAAATGCTGAGCAGAAGCCATCCATTCCCGACGCCGTGTGGGCCCCCGTTTCGGCAGGTGTCCTGTTGCTTGTCATCGGTCTGCTCGGCTTGGCAACCCACCAGCCGCTGCTTTTCCCGAGCCTGGGTCCGACCGCGTTCCTGCAAACCGAGACACCGGACCAGACTAGTGCACAGCCCTACCACGTTGTCATCGGGCACGTCGTGGCGTTGCTGGCCGGCTTCCTCGCGGTGTGGGTGTTCGGGGCGGCGGACGCACCCAGTGTTCTCGCCACACATGACCTCACGGCGCCGCGTGTCTGGGCTTCTGTCCTGGCGGTCGCTCTGACCCTGCTGGGTGGCCTGCTGCTGCGTGCCTCACACCCCCCGGCAGCGGCGACCACCCTGCTGGCCTCACTGGGAGGATTTCCACCCACCATCAAAAGTGCAACTACGGTCATGGGCGGAGTACTGCTGATTGCGCTTCTCGGAGAGGGCCTGCGCCGTCTCCGGTTAATGCAGCAGGCCACAGGTTCACCCTAA
- a CDS encoding family 1 glycosylhydrolase: MSFLAPSSELALWVGVEPTVSRVGDDILDQISLSGFHDRLDDIDRLATLGAQAVRFPLLWERTAPDGLACADWSWGDTRLARLSERGLAPILGLVHHGSGPPSTHLLDPQFARGLADYARAVAERYPQVSAYTPVNEPLTTARFAALYGYWYPHARDEGSFWKALMHQLQATVLAIREIRQVNPEARLIQTEDLGRTFSTPALQAQADFENERRWLSFDLLLGQVDRNHALWAYLRWCGATERELDWFIEHPCPPDVLGLNTYVTSERFLDERLERYPNDCRGGNHSASYADVEAVRVRGAPLGTTATRLREAGTRYSLPLAITETHLDCTREEQLRWLLESWNGAQEVRGEGVNVCAVTAWAAFGAYEWNSLLTRREGHYESGLWDVRAPEPRPTALVQLARELARGQLPSHPVLAGPGWWRRKGRLLYLPEGEVEMGAAAGPPMLIIGATGALGQAFRCACEERGLPYVSYDHNMSDLADIQAILERWRPWAVINTAVDFQVNDEEFEVWQAPGNALEPQLLAQECAARQIPLVAVSSDLVLGGQRERPYLESDSLRPSSVYGHRQLAAEEAIMAAHPDALVVRTGPLFGPWDEHNFAQQVRRKLRAGRRIRVANDQTISPTYLPDLTRVTLDLLVDGDAGVWHLANVGAVTRAGWAAQVAALNGLNATLIDAVPAAEVGLSVARARYSVLGSERAWIMPEFGEALRHWSEVTRQNMPTPELS, encoded by the coding sequence ATGTCTTTCCTGGCACCTTCAAGTGAGCTGGCCCTGTGGGTAGGTGTCGAACCCACGGTCAGCCGGGTGGGTGACGATATTCTCGACCAGATCAGCTTGAGCGGCTTCCATGACCGGCTGGATGATATCGACCGCCTCGCCACTCTGGGGGCGCAGGCGGTGCGCTTCCCGCTGCTGTGGGAAAGAACCGCCCCTGATGGACTGGCTTGTGCCGATTGGAGCTGGGGGGACACGCGCCTGGCGCGCCTGAGTGAACGCGGGCTGGCACCGATCCTGGGACTGGTTCATCACGGCAGTGGCCCCCCAAGCACCCATCTGCTCGACCCGCAGTTTGCACGGGGTCTGGCGGACTACGCACGCGCCGTAGCGGAGCGTTACCCGCAAGTCAGCGCCTATACGCCGGTCAACGAGCCACTGACCACGGCCCGGTTCGCCGCGTTGTATGGTTACTGGTATCCCCATGCCCGTGACGAGGGCAGTTTTTGGAAAGCGCTGATGCATCAGTTGCAGGCCACGGTACTGGCTATCCGGGAAATCCGACAGGTCAATCCAGAGGCCCGGCTGATTCAGACCGAGGACCTGGGCCGCACCTTCAGCACGCCCGCGCTGCAGGCCCAGGCCGATTTCGAGAATGAACGCCGCTGGCTGAGTTTCGACCTCCTGCTGGGGCAGGTCGACCGCAATCATGCGCTGTGGGCGTATCTGAGGTGGTGTGGAGCGACCGAAAGGGAACTGGACTGGTTCATCGAGCATCCGTGTCCGCCAGACGTGCTAGGCCTGAACACCTACGTGACCAGTGAGCGGTTTCTGGACGAGCGGCTAGAGCGTTATCCGAACGACTGCCGGGGCGGCAACCATTCAGCGAGCTATGCCGATGTAGAAGCGGTCAGGGTGCGAGGTGCGCCGTTAGGGACAACCGCAACCCGGCTGCGGGAGGCCGGTACCCGCTACAGTCTTCCGCTGGCGATCACGGAGACGCATCTGGACTGCACCCGGGAGGAGCAGTTGCGCTGGCTCCTGGAAAGCTGGAACGGTGCGCAAGAGGTACGCGGCGAGGGGGTGAACGTCTGTGCCGTGACTGCCTGGGCCGCTTTCGGAGCTTATGAGTGGAACAGTCTGCTCACGCGCCGCGAGGGCCATTACGAAAGCGGTCTGTGGGATGTGCGCGCACCGGAGCCCCGGCCCACCGCTCTAGTCCAGCTCGCCCGTGAACTGGCACGGGGTCAGTTACCGTCGCATCCTGTCCTCGCAGGTCCTGGCTGGTGGCGGCGCAAGGGACGACTGCTTTACCTGCCCGAGGGTGAGGTGGAAATGGGCGCAGCCGCTGGTCCCCCCATGCTGATCATCGGCGCTACAGGCGCGCTGGGACAGGCTTTCCGGTGTGCGTGTGAGGAACGTGGGCTGCCCTACGTGTCATATGACCACAACATGTCTGATCTCGCTGATATTCAGGCGATTTTAGAACGCTGGCGTCCATGGGCGGTGATCAACACGGCAGTCGACTTCCAGGTGAACGACGAGGAGTTTGAGGTCTGGCAGGCCCCTGGGAACGCATTGGAGCCCCAGCTGTTGGCGCAAGAGTGCGCGGCACGCCAGATCCCATTGGTGGCTGTTTCCTCCGATCTGGTGTTAGGTGGACAACGGGAGCGGCCCTATCTGGAAAGTGATTCTCTCCGGCCCTCCAGTGTTTACGGACACAGGCAATTGGCCGCCGAGGAAGCCATCATGGCGGCCCATCCTGATGCATTGGTGGTACGCACAGGCCCCCTGTTCGGGCCATGGGACGAACACAACTTCGCCCAGCAGGTGCGCCGAAAATTACGGGCGGGGCGGCGGATCCGTGTTGCGAATGACCAGACCATTTCACCCACTTACCTTCCAGATCTTACCCGCGTCACCCTTGACCTCCTGGTCGATGGTGACGCGGGGGTGTGGCACCTGGCGAATGTGGGGGCCGTCACCCGGGCCGGGTGGGCCGCACAGGTGGCAGCGCTGAATGGGCTGAATGCCACACTGATTGATGCGGTTCCAGCTGCTGAAGTCGGTCTGAGCGTGGCGCGGGCACGGTACAGCGTCCTGGGCAGTGAACGAGCATGGATCATGCCGGAGTTTGGGGAAGCCCTGCGCCACTGGAGCGAGGTGACGCGCCAGAACATGCCTACCCCCGAGCTGTCCTGA